The Chitinophaga parva genomic sequence CGGATGAGCCTAACAAGCCACCGCCCCCCCCTCCGCCTCCCGCACCGCCACCCCCCGTTAAACCGTCCGTACAGTTCACCCCCCCGGTGATCAAGAAAGACAACGAGGTGAAGCCCGATGAGGAGCCCCCGAAACAGGAAGAGATCAAAGATAAAGCGGTAAGTACCAAAACCGTAGAAGGTGACCCGAACGGTGTAGACCCCGGGTTGCTGGAAGACAGTAAAGGTTCTGGTGTGGTAGAAGCACCTGCTGCTCCCGCTAAAGAAGAGATCTTCACTTTCGTAGAGCAGCCGCCCACCTTCCCCGGTGGTGAGGACGCGCTGAACAAGTACCTCTCCAAAAATATCCGTTACCCGCACGTTGCGCAGGAAAACGGTATCCAGGGCACCGTATTCGTTCAGTTTATCGTAGACTCTGAAGGTAACATCAAGGATGTAAAAACCGTAGGTGCCGCTAAAGGTGGTGGCCTGGAAGAGGAAGCGATCCGCGTGGTGAAAACCATGCCGAAGTGGAAAGCCGGTAGACAGAATGGACGCCAGGTATCTGTGCAGTTCAACCTGCCCATCCGCTTCACCCTCGCAGAATAGCAGATGAACCATCTCAAATAATGAGCATCCCGGAAGCAATTCCGGGATGTTTTTTTTTATGCGCATTTGTCCCGGAAAATTTACGCAGGCCGCGTGTGCAAAATGCAGGCACCTGCATCTTTAGTGAAGAGAAGATCATTCATAACAATAGCATTCACATACATTGAAACGCTGTACTGTAGCCTGTTTTGATGTGTGTGAATGCTGTTTTCGTTTATTCGTTAACGTTATAAAATATTTTATAGAAACGTGTGGAATGTATGGTGCATGGCGTCCTATTGGTACAATAAAACTTACATCTATGGACGCTATCAACATTACCCAAAACGACTTCCTCGACGTATTGTTTGACAACCGGAACAAAGACTATGGTGCCTATAACCTGCGCCGGTATTATGAACGCCGCATGCGCAACGCAGTGGGCATCACTGCTGGTATATTGCTGGCAATGACGGGCGCTTATGTGGTAAGCAATATCATGGCAAAGAGCCACCCCGCTGAGTTGGCGGCGGTAAGACCCAAGGTGACCACTTTGACGGAAATACCCATTGACCCTGCGGAAAAATTAACAGCGCCCCCACCGCCTGCTGCAGCAGCAGCCCCCCGCGCCCTGAAGCCCATGATCCAGAACACACCGCCTGCGGTGGTACCCGATGATACCAAGGACATTACCCCGCCACCCACACAGAAGGAAATGGAGGGCAAAGTGATCGGCAGCATAACAACACCAGGGGATGTGAACGGTGCCGATATTGACGCCCCGGTAGACCTGGCTGGTGGTGGCGGCAATGGCGTAGTAGAGGCGCCTGCCACTACAGAAGGCACCAATAATCATCCTTTTACGTTTGTAGAGCTGATGCCCAGCTTTCCCGGTGGGGAGGATGCACTGGCTAAGTTCCTGCGCAATAATGTGCGCTATCCGTCTGTAGCACAGGAAAATGGCATACAGGGTATTGTTTCCGTGCAGTTTGTAGTGACCACGGATGGAACGATCCAGGGCGTGAAAGTGATAGGCGCCACCCATGGCGGAGGCCTGGAGGATGAAGCCCTGCGCGTGGTGCGGAAAATGCCGAAATGGAGACCGGGCAGGCAGAATGGGAGAGACGTAGCGGTGTACTTCACCTTACCCATACGGTTTGTGATGCAGGATCAGTGAGTATTCCAGTAGTGTTAGTGTTGCATCCCCCACGGCCCGTAAACCGTGGGGGATTTGTTATTTTTGCACTGGCTAAATAAAAACAGATGTTAGGTAAACTGGCAGGATTTGATGATACGATCGTGGCGCTGGCCACCGCGCCGGGCATAGGCGCCATCGCGGTGATACGCCTGAGTGGTAAGGACGCTGTGCGCATTACCAACGAATTGTTCCCGTCTAAAAACCTGGAGGCGCAGCCCACCCATACCCTGCATTTTGGGAGCATCGTGTACCAGGGGCGCATCCTCGATGAGGTAGTGGTGAGCCTGTACCGCGGCCCCAAATCCTATACTGGGGAAGAAGTGGTGGAGATATCCTGCCACGGATCGCCCTACATCCAGCAGCAGATCATTGATGCCTGTGTGGCATGCGGCGCGCGGCTGGCCAAACCGGGCGAGTTTACCCAACGCGCTTTCCTGAATGGGAAACTGGACCTCACCCAGGCGGAATCTGTAGCCGACCTGATTGCCAGCAACTCCGCCGCATCGCACCAAACGGCCATGCAACAGATGCGGGGCGGGTTTTCCCACGCGCTGAAAGATCTGCGGGAACAATTGATCACTTTTTCATCGCTCATAGAACTGGAACTGGATTTCAGTGAAGAAGATGTAGCGTTTGCAGACCGTACCCGTCTATACACATTGGTGTCTGCCGCCATGACCCAGGTGCAGCAACTGATCGATTCTTTCCAGATGGGTAACGTGATCAAGAACGGGGTGAGCACCGCTATTGTAGGTAAACCCAACGCCGGTAAATCCACCCTGCTCAATACCCTGCTCAATGAGAACCGTGCCATTGTGAGCGACATTGCCGGCACTACCCGCGATACGATTGAAGAAGTGCTGAACATAGGCGGCATCCTCTTCCGCCTGATCGATACCGCCGGTATCCGTGAAAGCGATGACACCATTGAAAGCATCGGGGTACAGAAGACCATGGAAAAGATCCGGGAAGCCGGTATTGTAGTGTACCTTTTTGATGTGAATGAAATGAGCGTGGAGGAGGTGCAGGAGCAGGTGGACGTCTTTGTGGCCTCCGGGGTCAATTACCTGTTGATCGGGAACAAGGCGGATATCAGGGGCGAGGAATTCTATGCATCGAAATTTGCGGCTATTCCGGGCGTTCTATTTATTTCTGCCAAGACGCATACCCATATCCAGGAAGTGAAGGATGCACTGTTGCACAAAGTCATGAGCGGGGATGTGCGCACCGGCGATACCATTGTGACCAATGCGCGGCACTATGCGGCGCTCCAGGAGGTAATGAAGGCCTTGCGGGATGTGAAGGCGGGGATGGACCGCCAATTGCCGGGGGATCTGCTGGCGCTGGATATACGGCTTTGTTTGCATTGGCTTGGGGAGATTACCGGGGAGGTGACGAATGAGGACAGGTTGGATTATATATTTTCTAAGTTTTGTATCGGGAAATAACACCTTTCTTTCAATTGCATCTTCTTTTATTTATTTACCTAACGTAATACTTCTCAGTATTGAGTTTGGGAGGACGCAGCAACACGGCCAGGATTATCTCAATTACAGGAAAACAACTCGGAGGCTGATTTAGGGAATATATAGCTGCTCGTTAACGTTACAATGCGCAGACGACTACCTTAACAAGGATTCATTATATTTACTTTAGTGTACATATCCACCTATGGCACAACATGATACCGTCTTAAAAATGCTGGCGGAGTTTGACGCTAACCAGCTAAATCCCATCAGGGATGACCTGGAAATTGCCAGGATGATCAGAGCCGCATTGCCGGAAAATGAAGAATTTGAGCCCTTGGTTCTCGCCGAGCTGTACGTATTTTCTTTATTAGAGGATAACGAATACGGCAAGTCGAACTGGCAGACGTATTTCGGCCCCGAATTGAAATTTACGGTGGATGGGCAAACGTTTGAAGCGATTTCGTTGGATAAGATTACCAAAGAGGTGGTTGATTATTGGGAAAGGCGTACAGAGCAATGTTCCAATCCTATTCTGAAGAGCAGATATGCTGGAGTAGTTTGGGAGTTCTCAAAAAAAATAAGAAATACTAAAGCGGACTTCAATAAAGTGGGCGTTGCTTATATCAGCAGTTTACTTCAAGCTGGCCAAGCCGGTCGCTATGTGTATTCACAAACTGTTCTTAAGAAATTATCAAGAGGGCTTTCCCTTGCTATTGGGTTTAAAAATGATGCTTTCAAGAATCAGGCAATTGAAAGTATAAGAAAATATGTGAATGACCATGGAGATAAGCCAGGCATCTGGCGTTACAATTACGATTTAATTGTCAAAGAGAACTTTAAAGAAGTTGATGCGTCAGTTATAAAAGAGATTGTTGATGATCTGGAGCAAAAATTGTCCATAAGTCTCACTTCAAACAGCAACGGACTGCCAGAATTAAATAGTACACATGTAGCCATGGACAGGCTTTTGGACTATTATAAAAGATTAAATGACAAATCAAATATTAAACGCCTTCTTGATAAACTAGCAGCGGCATATGAAACTGTAATATCATCATCGCCTCCCATACAAGCGATTCATTTGTTAGGCAAAATGCAGGAATATTATAAATCCAACAATTTTTTCGCAGAAGCAACTGAGTGTTACAAAAGAATACAATCGTTGAGTCCTGCGGTGCTTGATGCAATGGTACCCATAGGTACGGAGTTCAAAATGTCTAAAGATGTTATCGACGAATTTGTTGCAAAGTGTTTGTCGGGAGATATTGCTGAAGTTTTAACACGGTTGGGTGTTGTATTTATTCCTACAAAGGATGCGAACCTTTCAGTATTTGGAGGCACCGGTATTTCAGCATTACTGACTAGAAGTCTACATGATGGCACCGGTAGAACAGTGGCTAAAGTAGGGCCTTTGAGCACTGACATTTCCGGTAATGAAGTTACGAATATATCGACAAACATGTCTTTTGGGTCGGTATTGCTTCATTTCTGCATGAAGGCAGGAAAGGAACAGTTATTGCTAACCTTGGAAAATATCATGGAATATTTAAAACATTCCTGTTTAATTGCTCCAGATCGGTATGGGCTGGTTGAAAAGGGGATCGCGGCTTACCTTGAAGGAGACTTCGTGACTGCTCTTCATATTTTAATCCCACAATTTGAATCGGCCTGTTTAAAATTAGTAGAATTGAACGGCGGAAGTATTTGGAGGGAGGGTAAGAATGGTGGCGATAATATTAGAATTTTAGATGATGTTTTGCGGGATGGGAAATTCATAGAAGCTTTTGGGGAAGACGAATCTTTATATTTCAGGGTTTTGTTTACCGACCAGCGGGGATGGAATCTCCGGAATAAAGTTTGCCACGGTATGATGAAAACGGACAGTTTTGATTCCCGGAAGGCTGACCGTGTTTTTGTTGCCTTCCTGCTTCTCGGGCATATCAGATTCCTGGAATTTGAACCTCGTCAGAATCAAGACTGATTTTGCCGAAGTTGAGGCTTCTTGTGTATCTTTTTATAAGTCACTACTGATACAGTCACTTTAAGCTCAATGTTGTTCGATAAAAAAATCGTAAGCTCATAATAAATGGAGAGACCATTGATCTTACCGAAACTGAAACCCGTGTGTTGCACATCTTTGCATCTTCTCCTAACGAGACAATAGAGCGAAGCAGGCTACAAAAAGAGATATGGGAAGATAAAGTGTTATCGTAGGCCGCAGCCTTGATATGTTCATATCAAAACTCAGAAAAAAACTGGAACCTGATCCCAATATTTCCATTGTTGTGATTCGTGGCAAAAGATATAAACTTGAAATCAGCTCTTAAGGAAGAATTGCCCGCGCTGACATTTTCCCATCCCTATCTTCTACTAATTCCCTTGAATTTTTGCCTTTATTTTCATATAAAATATTGATAGTGAATATTTTATTTTCTGTATCGGGAAGTGGGAAGGCTCACACCTTCATACCGGATGGTAACCGCCGCAGTTCTATTGCAGCGCAGGATGTGATGCGCTTAATTGCAACATATTTTCCTTAAATTGATATAGTTAATAACCCGGAATAATCCCATTCAATTACAACTACCCTTTTATGAAAAATGTTATCCTCCAAACAGGCATTTTTTTCCTGTTAGCCCTTGGTCAAACTTCAATGGCACAAACCAACTGTGATGAATTAAAGAAGGAAAATGAATCCCTCAAAAAGGCATTGCAGATCACTACGCCTGTAAAGACAATTACCTCTTCCAAAATAGATTTCAATTTTATAAAATGCGAGGGAAACGCGAAAGAACAAACGGTTGAGATAACACTTACATTGGTAGATCATGATGCCAACCGGTCGTTTCAATTCTACCGGACCAAAGCTATTGATATAGAGGCAAACGAATATGAAACAAGTGATGTTAAAGTCGGTAGTGAGACTAGCGGGAATACCATTTACACGGACACGCCGATTAAGGCCGTGATTAAATTCACGAAAGTCCTGCCATCAATAAAGATGTTGAAGTTGATCCCGTTGTCTTATTTTAATGGAGCTCCTGGCAATTCGGTAGAAATTGAATTCCGGGACATTGCGATCGTCTGGAAATAGGTCAATAATGTTTTGCCTTTAAATCTGTGAAATAACAGGTCACACACCCTCTTGCCGTATCGGGAACAGACAATTATCTGAAAAACGACAAATGCATTAATGGCGAAGTTTGCCGCATTTTTGATTTGGATTTTTAGTCAATTCCCTGGCTATATTATCGCTCATTTGTCCCCGCACAGATACTAAAAACTTCTGAACCTGACACTCGTGGTATCCGGAACACCGGGTTCAATACCTGTACTGATCCCAAGGCCATTTGTTACCAACACGGAATCATTGACTGAGCGAATTTTGAGCTTATACCCACCATTTATAACGATAGTATCTTCGCCCTGCCTTTCCCATGTCCACTCTACTTGCCCATACTGATAGGGCGCCACAATCCAGGTGCAGTAGCTATAGCTTCCGCTGTGATCGCCACTGAATATAGTCCGGAACATATCCGTGTTATTCACAGAATCCGTTACGCCGTCCAGGTACCATTGCTTGTCTACAAATTTGGAGATGTCGATGGGAACATGTGGGGCATCGTCTTTTTTACAGCCGAAAAGCACTGCCAGTCCCACCAGTGCGGTAAAGGTTATTTGTTTTGAAGTCATAGGAGGGTTACATTTTTGAAATTGCTGATTCAAATATATAAAATATTTTATAATATATATCTTTGGCTACCAGCAGATGCCTTCCTTTGACTGAAGCCTCCCCAAACCGCCCTCTCCCCAAAAAAAATTAGCATTTCCTTAAACCCATTTTCCCGTTCTTTGACCGCAAATCAATTCCCCTATGCGGTATCTGCTGCTCATCGCCGGCATGGCCTGCGCCTGCCTGCCCGCCAAAGCCCAGGATGGTAAAGTGAAAAAAATGTACGAAGCCCAGGAGTATGAAACACTCACCACCGGCTACGGCCAGCACCCGGAAATGCTCTCGGCCCGCTCCCTGTACTATGTGGGCATGGCCTATTATCTCCTGGAAGATGATGCAAATTGCATAAAGTTCATGGACAAAGTGATTGCCCGGGACCCTAAGAACGCGCGCCCCCACTATATCAAAGGCATTGTAGCCTTTAACCAGCACCAGAACGATACGGCTATTACAGACTTCAAAACCGCCATCGCACTGGATTCTACGGTAGGAGAGTTTTATAGCGAACTGGGAGATGCCTATCTCGAAAAACAACAGCCCGACCTCGCCCTGGACGCCTTTGAGCGCGCCGCCCGCAAAATGAAAACGCCGGAACATGCCTACATGATGATGGCAAACATCTACATGGACCGAAACCAATCCGAAAAGGCCCTGGAAGCCTATTACAACGTAAAGGCAAACATGACCACCGTTACACCGCCGGTGAAACGCGCGCTGTATAACATCGGATTACTGGAAATGGATTTCCACCGCTACGACCGGTCAGAGACTGCTTTCAAAAACCTGCTGCTCGCAGATCCGGGCGATTATGAAGTCTACCAGAAACTGGTGCGCGTGGCTTACCTGCAGGACAATCCCGATAAAGCAAAGAATTATAAAACAAAACTCTACGAAGCACATAACGCCGGCAAGTTGCATGGTGCCCTGGATGATGGATTTTGCATAGATGTATTTGACTGGAACGGGAGGGAAGTACAGGCTGCAGAGCGCTACCAGCAAGGGCCCAGCCGGTCTTTCTTTAATAAAGTGGTCTTCTATGTAAACAATGGCGACCGGGCGGAACGCACCGTGCAGCTGGAATACTCTGCTTTGTCCATCCAGCAGGGAGGGCCTATGTATGTGTTGTGCGGTAACCAGGGTAGCACGCATTACGTGTACGCCACCGGCTTTAACGAAGGATATAAATATGCGGATCTGAAAAATGCAGTGCTGGATATACTGAACGGCATGGTGCAACCTGTTTCTTCCACGAAGCTGGTGGAATAATAAACCGCTGCCGCGTAACGGGAAAAAAGGCAGGCTTGCCAACCGTCCTGCGTAAATTACTGTGTTTGAATACACTTACCCGATCCCCGATAAGCCCACTCCAGCGCTGTACTGCAGTGATATTGCAGTGTATTTTTTTGTTTGCAAAATCTCATTATTTGTCTTAATTTAAAGACGTAGCCCGCGTTATTGTGTTTGTTAGGCCGGTCCATGAGCTGCCCCCGTTAACTACGTTTTTTTAACCCAAAACGATAAGTTCCCTTATGAAGTACATTTTTACATGCATCACCGTGCTGTTTTTTTTGCACGCGCGTTTGTACGCCCAGCACACATTCCTGGACAGCGATACGGCTGCAAACGGGAAATACCGTAACATGATCCTGGATGTAAAACAACATCCGGTGCCCGCCGCCCGGTCGGCTGAGTTCTTAAGATCCGCATTGAAATTGCAGGGACATGACAGCCTGCGTTTGAAAACGGTCCTGGAATCCAGCGGGCGTACGCACCAGGTGTACGAACAGTATTACAAGGGATTCCGCGTTCCCACCGGCGGATATTCCGTGCACATTCACGATGGCGTTATTGAAACCGCCAATGGAACTATCCAGGACGTGGGTGACCCCTCGCTGCAGGTAATGGTGGATGAAAGTACTGCCTTAAAGCTAGCCCTGGCGGCGGTTCCCGCCAAGGTGTATGGCTGGCAGGACGAGGCCACCATGAAAAGTTACCGGGAGGCGGTCCGCGATCCACAGGCAAGTTTATATCCCAAGGGTGAATTGATCCTCTTCCGGGACGACAGTATCCTGCATGCATTCCGCCTGGCTTACCAGTTCCATGTATATGCCGCATTGCCTTTGCAGGATTACAATGTCTTTATCGATGCGCAAACAGGCCGGGTATTGGCAAAACGGAACCTGATCTGTTTTACCAATACCGCTGCTTCCGGCCAATCGCTCTACAGTGGGTACGTATATTTCACTTCTGATTCATACGGTACCGGCCAGTATCGCCTGATGGAAAGCCGTAGCACGAACAGTCGCACTGCTACGATCCATACTTATAACAACGCGTCCGGCAGCGGGGCAGAATTCAGCCAGACATCCACTACCTGGCCTACGGACGCGGGATTGGACGTACACTGGGGCACGGAAAAAGTGTTTGACTACTGGGCTTCAGTAAGAAGTCGCAACAGCTATGATAATGCCGGTAGTACGCTGAATGGCTATGTGCATACCAGCCTCACCGCACTGGGATATCCGGACAATGACAATGCTTTCTGGAATCCTACCGTACATGCTATGTATTACGGCGACGGCACCACGCAGTTTAAGGCGGTGGTAGCGCTGGATGTTATTGCGCATGAGATCGGGCATGGGGTTACACAGTACACCGCCGGGTTGAACAGCAGCTCGGAGGACGCCGCGCTGAATGAAGGCCTGAGCGATATCTGGGCCAGCGTGATCGAGTACAACAGCGGTACCTATAAGCAGTACTGGACCATTGGGGAAGAGATCATGAAAAACGGGCAGCCTTACCTGCGTTCCCTGCAAAACCCCAAGGCAAACAGCTATCCTGAATATTATCATGGTACCTATTGGGACTACTCCAACGAGCCGCATAAGAACAGCACCGTGTTCAGTCACTGGTTTTACCTGCTGGCGAACGGGGGCAATGCCAATAATGAAGCAGGCAATCACTATAATGTGACCGGCCAGGGTGTGAATGGTGCCGCAGACATTGTCTGGGCTGCGCAAACCGGTTATATGTCCACTGTGACCAGCTATGCAGACATGCGCAATGCCACCATCAATGCCGCTACTGCATTGTATGGCGCCCAAAGCTGCCAGGTAAGGGACGTTACTTACGCATGGTATGCGGTAGGGGTAGGCACCGCGCCCCCGGATGCCAATATGTTGATATCCGGTGCAAATGCCTTCTGTTCCACGGCTGCCTACACCATCTCTGGTGTACCTGCCGGCCAGACGGTTACCTGGTCGTTGAATACTACCAGCTATGCCAGCCTGGCGGCTTCCGGCAACGCTGTTACGCTCACCAAGACGGCGCAGGGCCCCATGGTACTGACGGCTTCCCTGCCATATTGTATCACTGCTTCCAAAAGTGTGAGCACGCAGCCGCTGATGAACCTGAGCAGCGCTATGAACGGCAGCTGCAACGGCTCTTACCAGGATTGGCTGATCTCTGCCAGCCCCAATATGCCGCTGAGCAACTACGTGTGGACGGCCCAACCCTCCGGCACTAATTCCAGCATTAATATTTACAACCCAAGCGGGTCTTCATCGTACGTAAGTGTGAGAGGTGGCGGCGGTATCACTATCACCGCAAAGGATGCCTGCAATGAAAACGTCCAGGACGGCGTTACGGTGTATGCGCCCTGCCCGCAGTCGTTCGCATTCTCCCTTTCTCCCAATCCTGCAGTGAGCACCGTAAATATCCAGCCCCGTTCCAGCACGGATGTGATGGCGGAGAAACTCGCAGTAACGCCGCAGATCACGCAGGT encodes the following:
- a CDS encoding energy transducer TonB, with the protein product MDSAKALQSDFLDILFEGRNKEYGAYELRKKYDKRVRNAILGTLGLFVLLAGAYLLYNVLSAEDLSKAKKPVVETIKMEDLKIPDEPNKPPPPPPPPAPPPPVKPSVQFTPPVIKKDNEVKPDEEPPKQEEIKDKAVSTKTVEGDPNGVDPGLLEDSKGSGVVEAPAAPAKEEIFTFVEQPPTFPGGEDALNKYLSKNIRYPHVAQENGIQGTVFVQFIVDSEGNIKDVKTVGAAKGGGLEEEAIRVVKTMPKWKAGRQNGRQVSVQFNLPIRFTLAE
- a CDS encoding energy transducer TonB, which encodes MDAINITQNDFLDVLFDNRNKDYGAYNLRRYYERRMRNAVGITAGILLAMTGAYVVSNIMAKSHPAELAAVRPKVTTLTEIPIDPAEKLTAPPPPAAAAAPRALKPMIQNTPPAVVPDDTKDITPPPTQKEMEGKVIGSITTPGDVNGADIDAPVDLAGGGGNGVVEAPATTEGTNNHPFTFVELMPSFPGGEDALAKFLRNNVRYPSVAQENGIQGIVSVQFVVTTDGTIQGVKVIGATHGGGLEDEALRVVRKMPKWRPGRQNGRDVAVYFTLPIRFVMQDQ
- the mnmE gene encoding tRNA uridine-5-carboxymethylaminomethyl(34) synthesis GTPase MnmE — encoded protein: MLGKLAGFDDTIVALATAPGIGAIAVIRLSGKDAVRITNELFPSKNLEAQPTHTLHFGSIVYQGRILDEVVVSLYRGPKSYTGEEVVEISCHGSPYIQQQIIDACVACGARLAKPGEFTQRAFLNGKLDLTQAESVADLIASNSAASHQTAMQQMRGGFSHALKDLREQLITFSSLIELELDFSEEDVAFADRTRLYTLVSAAMTQVQQLIDSFQMGNVIKNGVSTAIVGKPNAGKSTLLNTLLNENRAIVSDIAGTTRDTIEEVLNIGGILFRLIDTAGIRESDDTIESIGVQKTMEKIREAGIVVYLFDVNEMSVEEVQEQVDVFVASGVNYLLIGNKADIRGEEFYASKFAAIPGVLFISAKTHTHIQEVKDALLHKVMSGDVRTGDTIVTNARHYAALQEVMKALRDVKAGMDRQLPGDLLALDIRLCLHWLGEITGEVTNEDRLDYIFSKFCIGK
- a CDS encoding DUF4209 domain-containing protein, which produces MAQHDTVLKMLAEFDANQLNPIRDDLEIARMIRAALPENEEFEPLVLAELYVFSLLEDNEYGKSNWQTYFGPELKFTVDGQTFEAISLDKITKEVVDYWERRTEQCSNPILKSRYAGVVWEFSKKIRNTKADFNKVGVAYISSLLQAGQAGRYVYSQTVLKKLSRGLSLAIGFKNDAFKNQAIESIRKYVNDHGDKPGIWRYNYDLIVKENFKEVDASVIKEIVDDLEQKLSISLTSNSNGLPELNSTHVAMDRLLDYYKRLNDKSNIKRLLDKLAAAYETVISSSPPIQAIHLLGKMQEYYKSNNFFAEATECYKRIQSLSPAVLDAMVPIGTEFKMSKDVIDEFVAKCLSGDIAEVLTRLGVVFIPTKDANLSVFGGTGISALLTRSLHDGTGRTVAKVGPLSTDISGNEVTNISTNMSFGSVLLHFCMKAGKEQLLLTLENIMEYLKHSCLIAPDRYGLVEKGIAAYLEGDFVTALHILIPQFESACLKLVELNGGSIWREGKNGGDNIRILDDVLRDGKFIEAFGEDESLYFRVLFTDQRGWNLRNKVCHGMMKTDSFDSRKADRVFVAFLLLGHIRFLEFEPRQNQD
- a CDS encoding tetratricopeptide repeat protein, encoding MRYLLLIAGMACACLPAKAQDGKVKKMYEAQEYETLTTGYGQHPEMLSARSLYYVGMAYYLLEDDANCIKFMDKVIARDPKNARPHYIKGIVAFNQHQNDTAITDFKTAIALDSTVGEFYSELGDAYLEKQQPDLALDAFERAARKMKTPEHAYMMMANIYMDRNQSEKALEAYYNVKANMTTVTPPVKRALYNIGLLEMDFHRYDRSETAFKNLLLADPGDYEVYQKLVRVAYLQDNPDKAKNYKTKLYEAHNAGKLHGALDDGFCIDVFDWNGREVQAAERYQQGPSRSFFNKVVFYVNNGDRAERTVQLEYSALSIQQGGPMYVLCGNQGSTHYVYATGFNEGYKYADLKNAVLDILNGMVQPVSSTKLVE
- a CDS encoding M4 family metallopeptidase — its product is MKYIFTCITVLFFLHARLYAQHTFLDSDTAANGKYRNMILDVKQHPVPAARSAEFLRSALKLQGHDSLRLKTVLESSGRTHQVYEQYYKGFRVPTGGYSVHIHDGVIETANGTIQDVGDPSLQVMVDESTALKLALAAVPAKVYGWQDEATMKSYREAVRDPQASLYPKGELILFRDDSILHAFRLAYQFHVYAALPLQDYNVFIDAQTGRVLAKRNLICFTNTAASGQSLYSGYVYFTSDSYGTGQYRLMESRSTNSRTATIHTYNNASGSGAEFSQTSTTWPTDAGLDVHWGTEKVFDYWASVRSRNSYDNAGSTLNGYVHTSLTALGYPDNDNAFWNPTVHAMYYGDGTTQFKAVVALDVIAHEIGHGVTQYTAGLNSSSEDAALNEGLSDIWASVIEYNSGTYKQYWTIGEEIMKNGQPYLRSLQNPKANSYPEYYHGTYWDYSNEPHKNSTVFSHWFYLLANGGNANNEAGNHYNVTGQGVNGAADIVWAAQTGYMSTVTSYADMRNATINAATALYGAQSCQVRDVTYAWYAVGVGTAPPDANMLISGANAFCSTAAYTISGVPAGQTVTWSLNTTSYASLAASGNAVTLTKTAQGPMVLTASLPYCITASKSVSTQPLMNLSSAMNGSCNGSYQDWLISASPNMPLSNYVWTAQPSGTNSSINIYNPSGSSSYVSVRGGGGITITAKDACNENVQDGVTVYAPCPQSFAFSLSPNPAVSTVNIQPRSSTDVMAEKLAVTPQITQVNVYDQMGNRVRQQKVAGTSTVQINVSGLRLGYYTVEIEYNNKQKERQQIIVGSGQ